In a genomic window of uncultured Flavobacterium sp.:
- a CDS encoding TIGR02757 family protein has product MNKKELKEFLDEKVIQYNNQDFIESDPVQIPHLFSQKEDIEIAGFLSATIAWGNRKMIIKNSHQMMELMGNTPFDFVMSHSNEDLERLESFVHRTFNGKDFGGFIKGLQHIYKNHNGLEAVFAKNQETDSLQKSISEFKKIFFEIDHLPRTQKHISDPLNNSAAKRINMYLRWMVRQDTKGVDLGIWKTISPSALSCPLDVHSGNVARKLSLLSRKQNDGKALAELDLKLREMDAKDPVKYDFALFGLGVFEGF; this is encoded by the coding sequence ATGAATAAAAAAGAACTCAAAGAATTTCTCGACGAAAAAGTCATACAATATAACAATCAAGATTTCATTGAAAGCGATCCTGTACAAATTCCGCATTTATTTTCGCAAAAAGAAGACATTGAAATCGCTGGTTTCCTGAGCGCTACAATCGCGTGGGGAAATCGTAAAATGATTATTAAAAACTCCCACCAAATGATGGAATTAATGGGAAACACGCCTTTCGATTTTGTTATGTCGCATTCTAATGAAGATCTGGAAAGACTGGAAAGTTTTGTTCATCGTACTTTTAATGGAAAAGATTTTGGAGGTTTTATAAAAGGTTTACAACATATCTACAAAAATCATAATGGTTTGGAAGCTGTTTTTGCCAAAAATCAGGAAACCGACAGTTTGCAAAAAAGTATAAGCGAATTCAAAAAGATCTTTTTTGAAATCGATCATTTGCCACGAACTCAAAAACACATTTCAGATCCTTTAAACAATTCGGCAGCAAAAAGAATCAATATGTATTTGCGCTGGATGGTTCGTCAGGACACAAAAGGAGTCGATTTAGGAATTTGGAAAACCATTTCTCCTTCCGCATTATCTTGTCCGCTAGATGTTCATTCCGGAAATGTTGCCAGAAAATTAAGTTTGCTTTCGCGAAAGCAAAACGACGGAAAAGCTTTAGCCGAATTAGATTTAAAATTGAGAGAAATGGATGCAAAAGATCCTGTTAAATATGATTTTGCACTTTTTGGATTAGGTGTTTTTGAAGGATTTTAG